cagctcctgcctgccagTGGTCTCTTGAGGCCCATAGGGCTCATTCCTCACAGCGGCCTTTCcaggcccagtttttcccttccggcggcctctccgggcccagaagctcctcaagtcggcctctccagacccacttgcagcctcccggcgtcctctccgggcccagctcttcctcccggctgcgtctccaggcccgactgctgcctcccaacaacctctttggactcagcgcCTGCCCAGCTCCTGGCggccttggtcggcccacagcttcctcaagccaagctccccaggcccagctcaggcctcacggtggcctctccaggctcagctcctgccctccgacagcgtctccaggccccaaatggccTCCAGTTGGTGGGCTCCTCcaggcccagcttgggcctcccggcgcCGTCTGCAGGCCCAAGTGGTCCtgaagtcggcctctccaggcccagctccggcctcccagcaagcaagctcttttggctcagctcctgcccagctcccgcCGGCCTTTGTAGaccccgaactttctccagcgaagctcttcaggcccacctcctgcctcccggtggcctgtacaggcccagctctggctggagAACAGCCTGTGCAGGCCccactcttgcctcccaggggcctctccaggcccagctcttgctgcACGgcggcctcccggggccaagtccctgcctgcctcccagcagcccacgTGCGGCCCAGCTCCCCCCTCACGGTAGTCTGTTGAGGCCCAACTCCTGCCTCTGGCACCCTTTCCagaggcgtgagcccctgcctcacactggcctctCTCACGCTGAGAGAAGTCCTCCCTCACGCTGGCCTGTTGAGGCCCAGCTCATGCCTCTgttggcctctccaggcccagcccctgccTGTTGGCGGCCTTTAGAGGCCCAGCCTCTACCTCAACAGTGGGCCCTCCACGCCCACCTCTCGCCTCGCCGTGGCCTCCTCGGGCCAGGCTCCCGCGTTGGGGCGGCCCccacaggcccagctcctgcctcacgGAGGCCCTCCGGAGGCCAAGCTCATGCGTCAGGGCGGCCTCTCCCAGCCTGGCGTTTGCTCCTTTGCATGGGCTCCAGGATCTGCACTTCCTCcagtcggcctctccaggcccagcaggCCCAGCAggctctccaggcccagctcttcctcccggcagCCTCTGCAGGACCAGACTGTCGTCAAGTAGGCCTGTCCAGGGACAGCTCCTGCCtcccggcggcctctgcaggcccagactGTCGTCAAGTAGGCCTGTCCAGGGACAGCTCCTGCCTCCCGTCGGCCTCTGTAGGCCCAAGTcgtcctcaagtcggcctccccaggcccagctctggcctcTCGGCGGCCTCTTCAAGTGCAAAAGTTCCTCGAGTCCgtctctccaggcccagctcctcctgtcgcccagtggcctctttcagcccagcccagctcatgcctcccggcggccttcccaggccccgcttttgactttccGTGTCCTCTGCAGGCCCCGAACTTGACCTCcagtcggcctctccaggcccagcctctgcctgttggCAGCCACTAGAGGCCCAGCCTCTACCTCAACAGTGTGCCCTCCAGGCCCACCTCTTGCCTCGCCGTGGCCTCCTCCGGCCAGGCTCCCACCTCGGGGCGGCCTccgcaggcccagctcctgcctcacgGAGGCCTTCCGGAGGCCAAGCTCATGCGTCGAGGCGGCCTCTCCCGGCCTGGCGTTTGCTCCTTTGCATGGGCTCCAGGCTCTGCACTTCCTCcagtcggcctctccaggcccagctcttcctcccggcagCCTCTGCAGGACCAGACTGTTGTCAAGTAGGCCTGTCCAGGGACAGCTGCTGCCTCCCGGCGGCCTCTGTAGGCCCAAGTCatcctcaagtcggcctccccaggcccaggtccggcctctcggcggcctctccagtTGCAAAAGTTCCttgagtcagcctctccaggcccagctcctcctgtctcccagtggcctctttcggcccagcccagctcatgcctcccggcggccttcccaggccccgcttttgactttcagaggcctctgcaggccccgaaCTTGACGTccagtcagcctctccaggcttgGCCACCTGCCTCCGAAAGGCTTGcacaggcccagcctctgcctcacagTGGACTCTCCACGaacagctagctctcgcctcactgcggcctcccgagtccaaagctcctgcatCTCAGCTGCTTtgacaggcccagctcctgcctgccagTGGTCTCTTGAGGCCCATAGGGCTCATTCCTCACAGCGGCCTTTCcaggcccagtttttcccttccggcggcctctccgggcccagaagctcctcaagtcggcctctccagacccacttgcagcctcccggcgtcctctccgggcccagctcttcctcccggctgcgtctccaggcccgactgctgcctcccaacaacctctttggactcagcgcCTGCCCAGCTCCTGGCggccttggtcggcccacagcttcctcaagccaagctccccaggcccagctcaggcctcacggtggcctctccaggctcagctcctgccctccgacagcgtctccaggccccaaatggccTCCAGTTGGTGGGCTCCTCcaggcccagcttgggcctcccggcgcCGTCTGCAGGCCCAAGTGGTCCtgaagtcggcctctccaggcccagctccggcctcccagcaagcaagctcttttggctcagctcctgcccagctcccgcCGGCCTTTGTAGaccccgaactttctccagcgaagctcttcaggcccacctcctgcctcccggtggcctgtacaggcccagctctggctggagAACAGCCtgtgcaggccccgctcttgcctcccaggggcctctccaggcccagctcttgctgcACGgcggcctcccggggccaagtccctgcctgcctcccagcagcccacgTGCGGCCCAGCTCCCCCCTCACGGTAGCCTGTTGAGGCCCAACTCCTGCCTCTGGCACCCTTTCCagaggcgtgagcccctgcctcacactggcctctCTCACGCTGAGAGAAGTCCTCCCTCACGCTGGCCTGTTGAGGCCCAGCTCATGCCTCTgttggcctctccaggcccagcccctgccTGTTGGCGGCCTTTAGAGGCCCAGCCTCTACCTCAACAGTGGGCCCTCCACGCCCACCTCTCGCCTCGCCGTGGCCTCCTCGGGCCAGGCTCCCGCGTTGGGGCGGCCCccacaggcccagctcctgcctcacgGAGGCCCTCCGGAGGCCAAGCTCATGCGTCAGGGCGGCCTCTCCCAGCCTGGCGTTTGCTCCTTTGCATGGGCTCCAGGATCTGCACTTCCTCcagtcggcctctccaggcccagcaggCCCAGCAggctctccaggcccagctcttcctcccggcagCCTCTGCAGGACCAGACTGTCGTCAAGTAGGCCTGTCCAGGGACAGCTCCTGCCtcccggcggcctctgcaggcccagactGTCGTCAAGTAGGCCTGTCCAGGGACAGCTCCTGCCTCCCGTCGGCCTCTGTAGGCCCAAGTcgtcctcaagtcggcctccccaggcccagctctggcctcTCGGCGGCCTCTTCAAGTGCAAAAGTTCCTCGAGTCCgtctctccaggcccagctcctcctgtcgcccagtggcctctttcagcccagcccagctcatgcctcccggcggccttcccaggccccgcttttgactttccGTGTCCTCTGCAGGCCCCGAACTTGACCTCcagtcggcctctccaggcccagcctctgcctgttggCAGCCACTAGAGGCCCAGCCTCTACCTCAACAGTGTGCCCTCCAGGCCCACCTCTTGCCTCGCCGTGGCCTCCTCCGGCCAGGCTCCCACCTCGGGGCGGCCTccgcaggcccagctcctgcctcacgGAGGCCCTCCGGAGGCCAAGCTCATGCGTCGAGGCGGCCTCCCCCGGCCTGGCGTTTGCTCCTTTGCATGGGCTCCAGGCTCTGCACTTCCTCcagtcggcctctccaggcccagctcttcctcccggcagCCTCTGCAGGACCAGACTGTTGTCAAGTAGGCCTGTCCAGGGACAGCTGCTGCCTCCCGGCGGCCTCTGTAGGCCCAAGTcgtcctcaagtcggcctccccaggcccagctccgGCCTCTCGGTGGCCTCTGCAGGCCTAAGTCatcctcaagtcggcctccctAGGCCCAGCTCCGgcctctcggcggcctctccaggtgcaaaagtTCCTCGAGTCAGTCTCTCCAGGCCTAGCTCCTCCTgtctcccagtggcctctttcggCCCAGCCCAGCTCGTGGCTGTAGGCAGCCTTCCCAGGCCCTGCTTTTGACTTTTGGCGGCCTCTTCAAGCCCAGAACTTGATCTCCAGTCAGCCTTTGTAGGCCCGGCATCCTGCCTCCCGAAAGCCTGCACAGGCCGAGCCTTGgcctcacagcggactctccacgcccagctagctctcgcctcactgtggcctccccagtccaaagctcctgcctttcggccgcttcggcaggcccagctgctgcctgccagtggcctctttaggcccagctcattcctcacaatgGCCTTttcaggccccgtttttcccttccggcagcctcttggcctctaattttttttatcttttgtgtataaatcccaaaatatggaattttggaatatttccaccattatataaatatttttgtaggtaatttatttggagtgagtttctgcaccgaccccgaattttttattttattttccttattatttggtgttaaacaggtttaatgacagTCATGGCAACTTTTTGGCACAGTagaaaatatcgcccatgatcaacgtgttctgttctggggaagggggcaaaggcagggtgaatcactttcttaaaaagtacaACTCAAGTTGGGAGTGTAGAGGGAATCGGGAGAAAACACTCCTGCTGCCTGTGTCAAaatgcaggagcccccacccccatactcacctgagtccagcccctctggagaaagaaggggtgcatgaactccccctattccacaggcacctccctgtggcccaaggccctcttcacactccatcttgtagccccagcaggagctattttccgaaaagtgaaaagctctgaaggtcccacactTCATGGTATGTACACGGGCTCAGAGGAGGGAAACTGCCCAGCTTTCCCCCGGCACAGCTGCAGGGGTAAGGGGTATGTATAAGAGGAGCAggccttggccaggcatggtggctcacacctgtaatcgcagcactttgggaggtggaggcaggcggatcacgatttcaggagattgagatcagcctggccaagatggtgaagccccgtctgtactaaaaatacaaaaattagccagacgtggtagcatgcacctgtaatcccagctacccagaaggctgaggcaggagaatggcgtgaacccggcagtaagaggttgcagtgagccaagatctcaccactgcactccagcctgggtgacggagcaagactccgtctcaaaagaaaaaaaaaaaaaaagcaggccttATTCCGTCCCAAACTGAAAGGAGTAAATGGCTTTACCCGGGAGAAGATAACCATCCTGCCCTCCATTGCTACCCCCACATAGTGTCCATGTTCTCAGGGGGTACTGTGAGTCCTGGGATCTTCTTTGGGGTCGCCCACCTGCCTGTGGTAGTTATGGAGGGACCCAGGTgttgaggcagggctggggtgtcCCCTTCCAGCCAGGCTGTCGAGGCCCCAACTCTGGGGCAGAGGCAGCCAGGGCTGCGccagagcctgagcagggtgaggtggggtcaggcagggctgggagtcagggcaggggcagcagcagtggaGCCACTATGCACACATCTTCTCCAAGGTTTCTGTGCAGAGCATCCTGCCCATGCTGCCCCAGCAGCTTCAGTTGGCGCCTGCCCCAGTCTAGCCTCTGGGACCCATGCAGCGGCTCCCAGCGGCCCTGCACCCACCACCAGCATCTGTTTCACCTGCAGTTGAAGATCTGTGAGGTGCCCAGATCATGCAGTCATCAGTCCCACGGAGCAGCCCACGGGGCTGAGGCTCCTCCCACTGGACCGCCCCCCAAGTGGCAccactgctgcccctgcccctactCTCAGCCTCACGTGACTCTTgggcagaggcagtggtggggcagccagggcagcatcagagtctgagccaggtgaggtgggGACAGGACCCCcgcagggctgggagtcagggcaggggcagaacaAACCTTGGAGGGGAAGATATGTGCATAGTGGGCCTGGAGAGCGGCTGTGGCCTAGTGGACAGAAGAAGCAGtgggcctggaagagctgcaCGATCAGGGCTGGCACTGGTCCAGGGCGCGTGCAGTGAAGAGGACAGCGCCTTCTCGGTCTCCGGTTCCCTGAGCCCGTCCTTGGCTTCTCCACCTGTacaggcaaaggggaagctgtCCCCATCACACATGGCACACTTGGGGGTGTTGGGCTTTGGGCTGCAGATGGAGCATCTTCTCATCTTGCATTTGGGCGTGGTGGGGTCCTCCAGTGCGGGATCCGTGTCCGTGGGGTTCCCTCTGCCCCAACCCCCAAAGCCCAGTCAGTTTCTCCTCTTCAGGCTCTGCCCCCTGGGTGgctcagcccagctcctgcctaggAAAGCCTTAGTGTTGGGAGGGACTGCAATGACTGAGGGACCTGGTAGCTCCAGGTCGCCCACACTTTCAGGTCTCTTGCACCAGAAGGTGGAAGGATCCATTGGGAGGAAACAGGTCGCCTTGGAAGGCGTCCCTGGGCCCCCATCCCCAGGCGTAGGGGCCGTAGGGGGCCCACTCTGCTGCCCTGACCAGACTCCTGGGCTTTGAAGGCTCCTGGGCCCAGTAAGAAGGAGGTGggtgccaaggttgaggaggAAGCATCCGAGTATGTgtaggaggaggagggggtgggacCATGGACTTTGCCAAAAACTGCAGATGGATCGGGGGACCCTGGGGGCTCAGGATCCAGCAAGGGGCGGTAGgagtaaaggaggaaggaatgacagGTGCAAATACCTTCCCACCAAAGCCCTTGTTGCCCTCTGGCTCCTCCCCAGAGCTGTCACCACTCTCAGTCGGTCACCCACTCCTTGAACTTGAGATCAGTGTCAGTGGTGCTAAAGCCGTCATCAGCAATGACATCgtcaccccctcctcctcatgGATGACCATGTGCTCCTCATCACTCACTATGTCATCACTGGCCATGTGCTGGGAATGAGCAGCTCAGgtgggcagcagcagggctgcccactggtcacctccctcaccaggggctgcaaagtggcctggagctccatactgagtagaaggctTTGGGCCAGAGTATGATGCAGTGCCAGACATCACCTGTGTCAGTTCCTGTAGTGCCTGAGGGTCTATTTCCCTGCCGTCCAGGCTGTGTACACCCCTGTGGGAGAAGGCTtgggccaggctgagccaggttCCCTGACTGTGTGCAGCCGTTCTGCCCCACAGAAGCTGCTCCTTGGTATCCGAGCTCTGGAGTGTCTGGGCTGCAACTGACAGGAGTTCAGAGGACACCCCGGGGGCAGTGGCAGTGCTCATCTCTGATATACTCCGCTCCCACGAGCCCTTGTACACTCCTGCTAGCCCCTGGCTTGTGGGCTTGGCCTCTGAGCTGGACTTCTTTCCGTCCTTGTTGCAAGTGGGCCACCTTCACCTGGAAGGCCACGTCGTGGTACTTCTGCATCTCATTGGGCCCCAGGGTGTACCACCACTCGCTCAGGATCTGGCTGACCATCCGGTTGTCCTGGTTGGGGTGACCCTGgtgcgccctgccagggcctggtgccgcttgctgaagatcatgaccaccactcatgggccaccggatgtggtccttgtccgatttgttggggctgcgtccatccttctcagaagatgagtcctgttccttgcacagggcactgagggactgggcctgacatcatctgagtggtagaggcaactgggtgtcaggagacatgatggagaggaaagcatcattgtggtcattctctgtctcactgtccagcagaGACTCCCCTGAGggccccagggctcctcctccatggtgggaggtgagcccttaccaggttccaccacccccaaagtgtgtggggttctgggccctgggctttcagggcaggtggctccagggggccacccagggtcaacactccctgtcccacctggtggatgctcatgagcaacagctgccaacttggcaggttgtttgctctggttggaggccactgagtgactggcaggttgctgggcctcatGTGGCTccagggaggggtcaggaaggggacggagtaccaggggaacacggccACAGAGTGAGGTTCCATATTCCTCCAGACGAACAcgctgacgccacgggaggcctcgCTGGATGCAGGCCTGtgggccgagtacttggtccgggcagggggttcctggcaggggctcacacgtCCTCAGCGCCCTCCTCAGCCAAAGTGtcttgggcccagagaagggggtttggagaggagcagaaggccaggcctcaagttttgttttttgtttttgaaatgtagtttgactcttctcacccaggttggagtgcagtggcacaatctcagtggccttcatacctggctaattttttgtatttttattagaggtggggtttcaccatgttggccaggatggtcttgatctcctgacctcaggtgatccacccacctcagcctcccaaaatgggattacaggcatgagccaccgctccccacttcattca
This genomic interval from Gorilla gorilla gorilla isolate KB3781 chromosome 6, NHGRI_mGorGor1-v2.1_pri, whole genome shotgun sequence contains the following:
- the LOC101147007 gene encoding putative uncharacterized protein FLJ44672; amino-acid sequence: MPLLASPGPAPACWRPLEAQPLPQQWALHAHLSPRRGLLGPGSRVGAAPTGPAPASRRPSGGQAHASGRPLPAWRLLLCMGSRICTSSSRPLQAQQAQQALQAQLFLPAASAGPDCRQVGLSRDSSCLPAASAGPDCRQVGLSRDSSCLPSASVGPSRPQVGLPRPSSGLSAASSSAKVPRVRLSRPSSSCRPVASFSPAQLMPPGGLPRPRF
- the LOC134758802 gene encoding putative uncharacterized protein FLJ44672, which translates into the protein SVSSAGPELDLQSASPGPASACWQPLEAQPLPQQCALQAHLLPRRGLLRPGSHLGAASAGPAPASRRPSGGQAHASRRPPPAWRLLLCMGSRLCTSSSRPLQAQLFLPAASAGPDCCQVGLSRDSCCLPAASVGPSRPQVGLPRPSSGLSVASAGLSHPQVGLPRPSSGLSAASPGAKVPRVSLSRPSSSCLPVASFGPAQLVAVGSLPRPCF